In one window of Candidatus Limnocylindrales bacterium DNA:
- a CDS encoding DUF3300 domain-containing protein, whose product MGIRSLQPTHTSAVITGCFFSIVIALAGCDSPTTSVTGESTGVPGRIASEDPGASGDAHATGGIDAQNDPEPAAAPGTPAGPGADSAQAPAAPQFTQERLEQLVAPVALYPDPLLMDVLMAATYPAEVAEAAAWHREHPNLNGKALDDAIADKNWDVSVNSLTHATQAIELMGADPQWTSDLGEAFLAQQDDVLNAVQVMRSRACDLGNLKTTEQQRVEIEQAPPPPAQPAVHYVVPPPPRIVRIVPVQPEVLFVPVYNPRVIFGPPPPVIFYPRVYVYPGIAVGIAPVITFGVGITFGGLFWGDLDWHHHHVYRRHYDGGYYSGNYGDDDYWRHDVRHRRGVAYRQAYLEREYGSANREHWSREGSRYGDRYRADVRGGAGRERGPDRGGAAMRGERGGGVKGNRGGGVEKGNRGGGGGKGNRSGGVERGSRGGGEKGNRGGGGAKGNRGGGGKGNRGGAGKAHGKGGQHGGGADRGGKAPSMSGHGPGSGHGGPPSHGGGSSKDRGAMHGGGHGGGHGGGGSGAAMHGGGGGRGGPGGMHGGGHGGGGPHGGGGQHGPGGGGHGGGGHGGGKHGH is encoded by the coding sequence ATGGGAATTCGCAGCCTTCAGCCGACGCACACGTCCGCAGTGATCACCGGCTGTTTCTTTTCGATCGTGATCGCGCTGGCAGGATGCGATTCGCCGACGACCAGCGTGACGGGCGAATCGACGGGCGTCCCCGGGCGCATCGCAAGTGAAGACCCGGGTGCCTCCGGCGACGCTCACGCGACTGGAGGAATCGACGCGCAGAACGATCCGGAACCGGCGGCCGCACCCGGAACGCCGGCCGGCCCCGGCGCGGATTCCGCGCAGGCACCCGCTGCACCGCAGTTCACCCAGGAGCGGCTCGAGCAGCTCGTCGCGCCGGTCGCCCTTTATCCGGACCCGCTGCTGATGGACGTGCTCATGGCGGCGACCTATCCGGCCGAAGTCGCCGAAGCGGCCGCGTGGCATCGCGAGCATCCGAACCTCAACGGCAAAGCACTCGACGATGCGATCGCCGACAAGAACTGGGACGTGAGCGTGAATTCGCTCACGCACGCGACCCAGGCGATCGAGCTGATGGGCGCCGATCCGCAATGGACGAGCGATCTCGGCGAAGCGTTCCTCGCACAGCAGGACGATGTGCTCAACGCCGTGCAGGTGATGCGCAGCCGCGCGTGCGACCTCGGCAACCTGAAGACCACCGAACAGCAGCGGGTCGAGATCGAGCAGGCTCCGCCGCCGCCTGCGCAGCCCGCGGTGCATTATGTCGTTCCTCCTCCGCCGCGCATCGTCCGCATCGTGCCCGTGCAGCCGGAGGTTCTGTTCGTGCCGGTCTACAATCCTCGGGTGATCTTCGGACCGCCTCCGCCGGTCATCTTCTATCCGCGCGTCTACGTTTATCCGGGCATTGCCGTCGGGATCGCTCCGGTCATCACGTTCGGCGTAGGCATCACGTTCGGCGGGCTTTTCTGGGGCGACCTCGACTGGCACCACCATCACGTCTATCGGCGTCACTACGACGGCGGGTATTACAGCGGCAATTACGGAGATGACGACTACTGGCGTCATGACGTGCGCCACCGACGCGGCGTTGCCTACCGCCAGGCTTATCTCGAGCGCGAGTACGGCTCGGCCAATCGTGAGCACTGGTCACGCGAAGGCTCGCGCTACGGCGATCGATATCGCGCAGATGTGCGCGGCGGCGCCGGACGCGAACGCGGACCGGATCGCGGCGGAGCGGCGATGCGTGGCGAGCGCGGCGGCGGCGTTAAAGGCAATCGCGGCGGTGGGGTCGAGAAGGGCAACCGCGGCGGCGGCGGCGGCAAGGGCAATCGCAGCGGCGGCGTCGAGAGGGGCAGCCGCGGCGGTGGCGAAAAAGGAAACCGCGGAGGCGGTGGCGCAAAGGGAAATCGCGGCGGCGGTGGAAAGGGAAATCGCGGTGGCGCCGGAAAAGCGCACGGCAAAGGCGGCCAGCACGGCGGCGGCGCCGACCGCGGCGGCAAAGCTCCGTCCATGTCCGGACATGGTCCGGGATCGGGCCACGGCGGGCCGCCTTCGCATGGCGGCGGTTCGTCGAAGGATCGCGGCGCGATGCACGGCGGTGGTCATGGCGGCGGTCACGGCGGTGGTGGTTCGGGCGCGGCAATGCACGGCGGCGGTGGTGGTCGCGGCGGACCGGGCGGCATGCATGGCGGCGGCCATGGTGGAGGCGGGCCGCATGGCGGAGGCGGACAGCACGGACCGGGTGGAGGAGGTCACGGCGGCGGTGGTCACGGCGGCGGCAAGCACGGGCACTGA